The genomic region tttaatttcatttcatCAATCGTTTTAATTAGATAGCCtatttttcacttttattttgttatataatttatttttgcgttacttaaatttataatttatttatttttttattctacttattttattttattattctacttattttattttattattctacttattttattttatctattcatctattattattattatttttttttttttttttttttttttttttttttttttttttcttttttttttttcctttttttttgttttgttttcattCTTAAAAACATGGGTCAGTAAACGCAGTTActaaattatttcaaaagtcagttatttttacctttaaactttgtatattaaaggaatttttttttttttttttttataaaaattgtgtTTGTTATACAAATGTGCTccaatatattatttacgtAAGGTTAcgtattttacatatattatgtatatatttttattttaattattttttattcactTCCCATTTACCATTTAAGCACATCCGGatcaatgtatatatatggatgtGCCATTAGGTACTGTTCAAGCGTGACACGTAACGCGTACCACCATTATTTTGTATGTacatctttttatattatacctTTTTATATCTAAACTTTTTATATCTAAACTTTTTATATCTTAACCTTATATATCTTACCCTTATATATCTTACCCTTATATATCTTACCCTTATATATCTTACCCTTTTATATCTTACCCTTTTATATCTTACCCTTTTATATCTTACCCTTTTATATCTTACCCTTTTATATCTTACCCTTTTATATCTTACCCTTTTATATCTTACCCTTTTATATCTTACCCTTTTATATCTTACCCTTTTATATCTTACCCTTTTATATCTTACCCTTTTATATCTTACCCTTTTATATCTTACCCTTTTATATCTTACCCTTTTATATCTTACCCTTTTATATCTTAcctttttatttcgtttttttaagttttgacctttttattaattttttttttatcgtttttaaaatatgcatGAAAAGAGGTCCTCTTTTAAAATGCAGTAGACTCGAACAagcacacacacatatacacatatgtagatatacatatatatgtacatatgtatgtacatgtggTATATTGAAAATGAGCATATTTTATGTGTCCTATATTTCACTTGCGTAGATGTATGTACAAACCGTTATTAGCACATTCCCCATATTGTATcagttcatatatatttccattttcattttgattttttttttttttttttttttttcttgcaaTAATTTCCCTTTTAACATATTCAACACAAGTAATTTGCAGTATACCCCTTTGTATTACTCTTCCTCGTTCGCTTCTTATTCGTCCACATCCTTATCTTAAatgtataagaaaaaatgattGACGTAGTTAACATTTTTAGCAAAGGAGGTGTCATACTGTGGTCATACAGTTTTTACGAAATAGACGACGAGACTATAAGAACAAttgtaaaatatgttttaattgAAGAGAAGTATGATGAGTTTTCAAAAAAGTATAACAAGTATCATGCCAAATGGAAACTGCTAAATGATATGGACAttgttattcttattatttatcaAGGCATCCAAAATTCTGCATATTTAgataatttgtttataaaaattaaaaaaacttttataaaattattaccaAAAAATTTAGATTATTTTAACGTTGATTTACCTTTAAATTTCGATAGactctttttaaaaatagtagaAGATATGGATAAAAATGTggtaaatgtaaatatgaacagttcaggtaaaaataaacagTCAAAAGGTAATAAATcaagaaagaaaaatgataaaagtGGTACAACTAGTCGAAGTAATCGAAATGATCGAAGTGATGAGAGTGACACAACCGATCTGAGTGAGGATGAAAATTATGACAAAAAAATCAAGGGACAAGGGGacgaagaagaggaagaagaaaaaaaattgcttcTTAATGGAGAGGATAAGAGTtattctaataataaaaaaaaaagcaaaataaaaaaaactgcCCGAGAATGGGaattaaatcaaaaaataaccaaaaaagatatagaaaaattagattattctaaaaatgaagaaaatataaatcattaTAATGATAAGAACAAACAGTATGCTGAAGGTGATTTTGAAGATTCAAGTGACTGTACTAGTGAtacgaaaaataatattttaaataaactaaATGATTCTTTTCTTAAAGTATTTTCgtataatagtaaaatagaAGAAGAAGATATTGAAACCATTTTagaaggaataaaaaataaattactcTCAAAAAATGTAGCAGTAGGTATATGTGATACTTTAATAAATAGaatgaaagaaaatttaatagGAAAACGAAAAACACTTTTTGCAATGAATGTTAAAAAAACAGTGTCAACTGTCTTATCTGATACTATACAATCTATACTTACTCCAAAAGATTCTGTAGATGTATTACGAGCAGCTTTAGAAGCTAAGTCATTAGGACAGTTATACTCTATCGTTTTTTTAGGTGTAAATGGTGTTGGTAAATCAACGAATTTAGCTAAAGTTTGttactatttaaaaaataaaggaaacttaaaaattataatagcAGCATGTGATACATTTAGAGCAGGAGCAGTTGAACAGTTACGTATACATGCCAACTGTttgaatgtttttttatatgaaaaaggaTATGGAAAAGATGCTGCTGCTATTGCGAAAGAAGCAATtttatatgcaaaaaaagaaaattatgatgTTATATTAATTGACACTGCTGGAAGAATGCAAGATAATGAACCTTTAATGAGATCTCTTGgcaaattaattttaattaataatcccaatttaattttatttgttggTGAAGCATTAGTTGGAAATGATGCCATAGATcaactaaaaaaatttaatcaaGCTTTAATGGATGCTACTTGTAACACAAATAAAAGGACAATCGACGGAATAATTTTAACCAAATTTGATACCGTTGATGATAAAGTAGGCACTGCACTGTCCATGGTTTATTTAACCGGGAAACCAATTGTTTTTGTAGGCGTAGGTCAAAAATATACacacttaaaaaaatttaatgtaaatatggTCGTTAAGGCATTAAGTTAACCTAGCCTCTCACCTGTAATAATGTTACTCAGCCAGcgaaaatataaacaaactGGGAACGCTGcattacataataaaaattaacgcAGAATTACACAATAATTAACGTAGCTTAGGGTGGGATTAGCAATACAGTAAATGACTCGTAAAACAAGCAACGAGAGAACAaattatactaaaaaaaaaaaaaagcaaataaaaaaagttatgaAAAATTGCACCAAACACCTGTACTGTTcagaaaaaacaagaaaaaaaaaaaaaaaaaaaaagactgtattttatgaatgttgagaaaaattaatcaaaaaataagcaagaagtttttaagtatatatagtAGTTCACTTtctgttccttttttttttgttttgttttttcttttttttggaacaaaaatattttaatccGAATGTGACCATCGATTGAAACGGataaaaaggagaaaaaatacattgacgtatatgtgtatgtatgtatgtatatgtatatatatatatatatgaacgaataagatatattaatgtaaaaaggaaaaacaaaatcaaGATAGCATTTtcataagtatataattcAAGTTGTTCACTAATACCATTATATATTGCGCATAAAATTGTATTGAATTAAggtttattttaaaaaatctttGATAAAAA from Plasmodium malariae genome assembly, chromosome: 11 harbors:
- the SRPR-alpha gene encoding signal recognition particle receptor alpha subunit, putative; this encodes MIDVVNIFSKGGVILWSYSFYEIDDETIRTIVKYVLIEEKYDEFSKKYNKYHAKWKLLNDMDIVILIIYQGIQNSAYLDNLFIKIKKTFIKLLPKNLDYFNVDLPLNFDRLFLKIVEDMDKNVVNVNMNSSGKNKQSKGNKSRKKNDKSGTTSRSNRNDRSDESDTTDLSEDENYDKKIKGQGDEEEEEEKKLLLNGEDKSYSNNKKKSKIKKTAREWELNQKITKKDIEKLDYSKNEENINHYNDKNKQYAEGDFEDSSDCTSDTKNNILNKLNDSFLKVFSYNSKIEEEDIETILEGIKNKLLSKNVAVGICDTLINRMKENLIGKRKTLFAMNVKKTVSTVLSDTIQSILTPKDSVDVLRAALEAKSLGQLYSIVFLGVNGVGKSTNLAKVCYYLKNKGNLKIIIAACDTFRAGAVEQLRIHANCLNVFLYEKGYGKDAAAIAKEAILYAKKENYDVILIDTAGRMQDNEPLMRSLGKLILINNPNLILFVGEALVGNDAIDQLKKFNQALMDATCNTNKRTIDGIILTKFDTVDDKVGTALSMVYLTGKPIVFVGVGQKYTHLKKFNVNMVVKALS